A part of Leifsonia xyli subsp. xyli str. CTCB07 genomic DNA contains:
- a CDS encoding bifunctional o-acetylhomoserine/o-acetylserine sulfhydrylase, producing the protein MTEAADWQFETKQIHSGAAPDPVTNARATPIYQTTSYVFDNAEHAKNLFALAEFGNIYTRIQNPTQAVVEERVTALEGGTGALLVASGQTAETFAVLNIAQAGDHIVSSSSIYGGTYNLFKYTFAKLGIETTFVENQDDAEEWRRAVRPNTKLFFAETIGNPKINILDIELVAQAAHEDGVPLIVDNTIATPYLIRPFEYGADIVVHSATKFLGGHGTVIGGIVVDGGAFAWSENVETFPGLTEPDPSYHGASYTAAVGDGLAYIVKARVQLLRDLGAAIAPASAWQLIQGIETLSLRVERHTQNAQEIAEFLESHPDVASVNYSGLPTSPWYPAANKYAPKGVGAVLSFELAGGVDAGAALVDSLQLFSHLANIGDVRSLVIHPASTTHSQLTPEQQLTAGVTPGLVRLSVGLENIDDLKADLSAGLAAARSVVEAARA; encoded by the coding sequence ATGACCGAAGCCGCCGACTGGCAGTTCGAGACGAAGCAGATCCACAGCGGAGCCGCACCGGACCCGGTGACCAATGCGCGTGCGACGCCGATCTACCAGACCACCTCCTACGTCTTCGACAACGCGGAGCACGCGAAGAACCTGTTCGCGCTCGCCGAGTTCGGCAACATCTACACCCGCATCCAGAACCCGACGCAGGCCGTCGTGGAGGAGCGCGTCACCGCGCTCGAAGGCGGCACCGGTGCGCTGCTGGTCGCCTCCGGACAGACGGCCGAGACCTTCGCGGTGCTGAACATTGCGCAGGCCGGCGACCACATCGTCTCCTCGTCGTCCATCTACGGCGGCACCTACAATCTCTTCAAGTACACGTTCGCGAAGCTCGGCATCGAGACCACGTTCGTGGAGAACCAGGACGACGCGGAGGAGTGGCGCCGGGCGGTCCGCCCGAACACCAAGCTGTTCTTCGCGGAGACCATCGGCAACCCGAAGATCAACATCCTGGACATCGAGCTTGTGGCGCAGGCTGCGCACGAGGACGGTGTGCCGCTGATCGTGGACAACACCATCGCGACCCCGTACCTGATCCGTCCGTTCGAGTACGGCGCCGACATAGTCGTACACTCCGCCACCAAGTTCCTCGGTGGCCACGGCACCGTGATCGGCGGAATCGTCGTGGACGGCGGCGCGTTCGCGTGGTCCGAAAACGTCGAGACGTTCCCGGGGCTGACCGAGCCGGACCCGTCGTACCACGGCGCGAGCTATACCGCAGCGGTCGGCGACGGTCTCGCCTACATCGTCAAGGCTCGTGTCCAGCTGCTGCGCGATCTCGGCGCGGCGATCGCTCCGGCGAGCGCCTGGCAGCTCATCCAGGGCATCGAGACGCTCTCTCTCCGCGTCGAGCGTCACACGCAGAACGCACAGGAGATCGCCGAGTTCCTGGAGAGCCACCCGGACGTCGCCTCGGTCAACTACTCCGGTCTGCCCACGAGCCCGTGGTACCCCGCCGCCAACAAATACGCCCCCAAGGGCGTGGGAGCGGTGCTCTCCTTCGAGCTCGCAGGCGGGGTGGACGCCGGCGCCGCCCTGGTGGACAGCCTCCAGCTGTTCAGCCACCTCGCGAACATCGGCGACGTCCGCAGCCTCGTCATCCACCCGGCGTCGACCACGCACTCGCAGCTCACGCCCGAGCAGCAGTTGACGGCGGGGGTCACACCCGGTCTGGTGCGCCTGTCGGTCGGGCTGGAGAACATCGACGATCTGAAGGCGGACCTCTCCGCGGGCCTTGCCGCAGCGCGGTCGGTCGTGGAGGCGGCACGCGCATAG
- a CDS encoding response regulator transcription factor, protein MSEKPPIRIAIVDDHKMLLGALTEWIRNAADDISMVAAVASWPELLTHPEFPVDVVLLDLDLKDNIPVSLKLSTLKTTGVRTVLMSTYSEPAVVREALAAGALGYLVKSEDAVMIVEAIRAASKGESFISAELDLALNTGEVGGAPKLSAQERRVMALYGAGEPVKAVAFQLGISDETAKSYLKRIREKYRVAGYDVGTKVALRKRAIQDGILLQND, encoded by the coding sequence ATGAGCGAGAAACCCCCCATCAGAATCGCGATCGTCGACGATCACAAAATGTTGCTCGGGGCTCTCACCGAATGGATCCGCAACGCCGCGGACGACATCAGCATGGTGGCCGCCGTCGCCAGCTGGCCCGAGCTGCTGACGCACCCCGAGTTCCCCGTCGATGTCGTCCTGCTCGACCTGGACCTCAAAGACAACATCCCCGTCTCCCTCAAGCTCTCCACGCTCAAGACGACCGGCGTGCGCACCGTGCTCATGAGCACCTACTCGGAGCCCGCCGTCGTTCGCGAAGCCCTCGCCGCCGGCGCGCTCGGCTACCTCGTCAAGAGCGAGGACGCGGTCATGATCGTCGAAGCGATCCGCGCGGCGAGCAAGGGCGAGTCGTTCATCTCCGCCGAACTCGATCTCGCCCTCAACACCGGCGAAGTCGGCGGCGCCCCCAAGCTCAGCGCCCAGGAGCGCCGCGTCATGGCGCTCTACGGCGCCGGCGAGCCGGTCAAAGCCGTCGCCTTCCAGCTCGGCATCTCCGACGAGACCGCGAAGAGCTACTTGAAGCGCATCCGCGAGAAGTACCGCGTCGCAGGCTACGACGTCGGCACCAAGGTAGCGCTACGGAAGCGGGCCATCCAGGACGGGATCCTGCTGCAGAACGACTAG
- a CDS encoding serine/threonine-protein kinase, with translation MVQPRPGDALGAGYRLVQHVGAGAAGDVWLAETTADGPRFAAKILKPEHAKDPTLVERFIRERSVLIGLRHPGIVAVRDLVVEGETLAIVMDHIHGGSMRDALGESKTLPAADALTLTAEVFDALAAAHEHGVAHRYIKPDNVLLTEPWQPGARNVVRVTDFGIASVVDERTRQTTGLLGTPLYMSPELISRGRSTGASDVYSAGILLYELLAGRTPFAGAGTDFTIAYRHVSALPPRLAVPDDLWALLNTLLAKDPEARPSASEAARTARRLATAHSALPALEPAGDDAARRAAATRRTGHGHSVPLSDERPDLGEAGQRTIVRPLARSLVPSAPTAEAGESPAPQRGRRPEWLTKRTMALGAAGIVLLIGLGASVVLLSPGDRRRRSPSPPIRR, from the coding sequence ATGGTTCAGCCACGACCGGGCGACGCCCTCGGGGCCGGGTACCGGCTCGTGCAGCATGTCGGCGCGGGAGCGGCGGGGGACGTCTGGCTCGCAGAGACGACGGCCGACGGCCCCCGCTTCGCCGCGAAGATCCTGAAGCCGGAGCACGCCAAGGACCCGACGCTCGTGGAGCGGTTCATCCGGGAGCGATCGGTGCTGATCGGGCTCCGGCACCCGGGCATCGTCGCCGTCCGCGATCTCGTGGTGGAGGGCGAGACCCTCGCCATCGTCATGGACCACATCCACGGTGGCTCGATGCGCGACGCCCTGGGCGAGTCAAAGACGCTCCCCGCGGCGGATGCCCTGACGTTGACGGCCGAGGTCTTCGACGCGCTCGCCGCCGCGCACGAGCATGGAGTCGCGCACCGCTATATCAAGCCGGACAACGTGCTCCTCACCGAGCCGTGGCAGCCCGGCGCCCGCAATGTCGTGCGGGTGACGGACTTCGGGATCGCCTCGGTGGTGGACGAACGCACGCGGCAGACGACCGGACTGCTCGGCACACCGCTCTACATGTCGCCGGAACTGATCAGCCGCGGACGCTCGACGGGCGCGTCGGATGTGTACTCGGCCGGCATCCTGCTCTACGAGCTGCTCGCGGGGCGCACCCCGTTCGCCGGAGCCGGAACCGACTTCACAATCGCCTACCGGCATGTGTCGGCGCTCCCGCCCCGGCTGGCCGTACCCGACGATCTGTGGGCGCTGCTGAACACCCTGCTCGCGAAGGACCCGGAGGCGCGCCCCAGCGCTTCCGAGGCCGCCCGGACGGCGCGGAGGCTCGCGACCGCGCATTCCGCTCTCCCGGCGCTCGAACCGGCCGGCGACGATGCTGCGCGGCGAGCTGCTGCGACCCGGCGAACCGGCCACGGCCACTCCGTCCCCCTGTCCGACGAGCGTCCGGACCTCGGCGAGGCGGGACAGCGGACCATCGTGCGCCCCTTGGCCCGGTCCCTGGTTCCGTCAGCGCCGACGGCGGAAGCGGGCGAGTCGCCGGCGCCGCAGCGCGGACGACGGCCCGAGTGGCTGACCAAGCGCACAATGGCGCTCGGGGCGGCGGGAATCGTCCTGCTGATCGGGCTGGGGGCCAGTGTCGTCCTGCTGTCCCCGGGGGATCGACGAAGGCGAAGCCCGTCGCCTCCGATTCGGCGGTGA
- a CDS encoding sensor histidine kinase encodes MSRIQRERDRLLASTARTVGLTATVTAALCLSVPGTLPLPLYLASLVLIACMAYAQVRLASLSRLTVWLSVIVVSGIALILLSLLPMRPLGPSAVAAIAVTAAAGIASVSVLGVTSRPRMLLLVGAVALTLAATVTTLGLTRSQMAESLVFVAAGWIALTTTGVWLSRTVPRTLKRISTMSRAYRVERQASETEARRRQGARLLHDTVLATLTLLAHSGVGVGVGALREQAAEDAALLRQLRLGFAPDPSRSGDYRLKPVEESTLGNTLESVKQRFRRMGLEVNWHGAGQVLLPSEVLDSFLLALGECLENVRRHSGVNEAHVTITDDETTVRAMVTDGGKGFDVASIEESRLGFAESIVARLHDVGGNARLFSSPGSGTTVVLEVPK; translated from the coding sequence ATGTCGCGCATCCAGAGGGAGCGTGATCGTCTCCTCGCCTCGACCGCCCGCACCGTGGGGCTGACGGCCACGGTGACCGCCGCCCTCTGCTTGAGCGTTCCCGGAACCCTCCCGCTCCCCCTCTACCTCGCGTCGCTTGTGCTGATCGCGTGCATGGCGTACGCCCAGGTCCGGCTCGCCTCGCTGTCCCGCCTCACGGTGTGGCTCTCCGTCATCGTCGTCTCCGGGATTGCGCTCATCCTGCTGAGCCTGCTGCCGATGCGCCCGCTCGGGCCGTCGGCGGTCGCCGCTATCGCGGTGACCGCGGCCGCCGGCATCGCGTCCGTCTCGGTGCTCGGGGTGACGTCGAGACCCCGGATGCTGCTGCTCGTCGGCGCGGTCGCCCTGACGCTCGCGGCCACCGTCACAACGCTCGGGCTCACCCGCTCGCAGATGGCCGAGTCGCTCGTCTTCGTCGCCGCCGGCTGGATCGCTCTCACGACGACCGGTGTCTGGCTCTCGCGAACCGTGCCGCGCACACTCAAGCGGATCTCCACGATGAGCCGCGCCTACCGCGTCGAGCGGCAGGCCTCGGAGACCGAGGCGCGCCGCCGCCAGGGCGCCCGTCTCTTGCACGACACGGTCCTCGCCACGCTCACACTGCTGGCGCACTCCGGCGTCGGCGTCGGCGTCGGCGCGCTGCGGGAGCAGGCGGCCGAAGACGCGGCGCTGCTCCGCCAGCTGCGACTCGGCTTCGCCCCCGACCCGAGCCGGTCCGGCGACTACCGCCTGAAACCGGTCGAGGAGTCCACCCTGGGCAACACGCTGGAATCGGTCAAGCAGCGCTTCCGGCGGATGGGGCTCGAAGTCAACTGGCATGGCGCCGGACAGGTGCTCCTGCCGAGCGAAGTGCTGGACTCGTTCCTCCTCGCGCTGGGCGAGTGCCTCGAGAACGTCCGCCGGCACTCCGGCGTGAACGAGGCGCACGTCACGATCACGGACGACGAGACGACCGTCCGCGCGATGGTGACCGACGGCGGCAAAGGCTTCGATGTCGCCAGCATTGAGGAAAGCCGGCTGGGCTTCGCCGAGTCGATCGTCGCGCGCCTCCACGATGTCGGGGGCAACGCGCGCCTGTTCTCGTCACCCGGCAGCGGGACGACGGTGGTTCTGGAGGTGCCGAAGTGA
- a CDS encoding thiamine-binding protein — protein MLVAFSVAPSGGEGPDASVHAAVAAAVKVVRESGLPNRTSAMFTELEGSWDEVFDVVKRATEAVAPFGSRISLVIKADIRPGYEGELGAKLERLERAIDDARGAGE, from the coding sequence ATGCTCGTCGCATTCTCGGTCGCCCCCAGCGGCGGCGAAGGTCCGGACGCATCGGTCCACGCTGCGGTCGCCGCTGCGGTGAAGGTCGTCCGCGAGTCCGGTTTGCCGAACAGGACGTCGGCGATGTTCACCGAGCTCGAAGGCTCGTGGGACGAGGTCTTCGATGTCGTGAAGCGGGCGACCGAGGCCGTCGCGCCGTTCGGTTCGCGGATCTCGCTGGTGATCAAGGCGGACATTCGCCCGGGCTACGAGGGTGAGCTCGGCGCGAAGCTCGAGCGTCTGGAACGGGCGATCGACGATGCGCGGGGCGCGGGGGAGTAG
- a CDS encoding ABC transporter substrate-binding protein — protein MSTHSRRIAPGRGWTRKRVLIAAGVVVGVAAVVAATSVALRATASDPADPVAVTVPVALSSVSVPKDTRIGVIVTLGGSAEGSEWNMAAQGARVAQQRQALGGTTVDLVSEDDHGTPDGGKEAVRRLVGRGVSGIVIASSGAHLSGAVAAASAAGVPVILPYAPLPSSDAKAEGGWTFAPTAKAEREALTKAVGAARHPLHIDEGPGLPDGFAEVDRIALQQGGDLQALAVEVARRTEADTTTNGAYLGVPAKEETSPERQPGTANDVIIVSGAPGQQAAIVRALQSRNIGVPIVLTGSATGPAFAAALAAQGGSVAAGLQTVGAAWGDATALDATAAGRRMSAFLAGNRLLAQDSGAKNLTGDAAFATVASAADARSHDAVLSLVRAVSAADSKDPGRVASALGDSTLGPQNGGAGPKLDFSRPSALAGPVAPLAASGQDLALRPAAAGGAGGLSLVWFPGPSRR, from the coding sequence GTGAGCACGCACAGTCGAAGGATCGCGCCCGGGAGAGGCTGGACCCGCAAGCGGGTCCTGATCGCTGCGGGCGTCGTGGTCGGCGTGGCTGCGGTCGTCGCAGCGACCTCCGTCGCCCTGCGTGCGACGGCCAGCGACCCGGCCGACCCGGTCGCCGTGACGGTCCCGGTCGCCCTCTCTAGCGTCTCGGTCCCGAAGGACACCCGCATCGGTGTGATCGTCACGCTCGGCGGCTCGGCCGAAGGGTCCGAGTGGAACATGGCCGCCCAGGGCGCCCGCGTCGCCCAGCAGCGGCAGGCGCTCGGCGGGACCACGGTCGACCTCGTCTCCGAGGACGACCACGGAACGCCAGACGGGGGCAAGGAGGCCGTCCGCCGTCTGGTCGGCAGGGGCGTCTCCGGCATCGTGATCGCCTCTTCGGGCGCCCACCTGAGCGGCGCGGTCGCCGCGGCCTCGGCCGCGGGCGTGCCGGTGATCCTGCCCTACGCGCCTCTGCCTTCCAGCGACGCGAAGGCGGAGGGAGGCTGGACGTTCGCGCCGACCGCCAAGGCGGAGCGCGAGGCGCTGACGAAGGCGGTCGGCGCAGCCCGGCATCCTTTGCACATCGACGAGGGGCCGGGGCTGCCGGACGGCTTCGCGGAGGTCGACCGGATCGCGCTCCAGCAGGGCGGCGACCTCCAGGCGCTGGCGGTCGAGGTCGCCCGGCGGACCGAGGCGGATACGACGACCAACGGCGCCTACCTCGGTGTGCCCGCGAAGGAGGAGACATCTCCCGAGCGTCAGCCCGGCACGGCGAACGACGTCATCATCGTCAGCGGAGCGCCCGGGCAGCAGGCCGCGATCGTGCGAGCCCTGCAATCCAGGAACATCGGCGTGCCGATCGTCCTCACGGGCTCGGCGACCGGTCCGGCCTTCGCCGCAGCGCTGGCCGCCCAGGGTGGGAGCGTCGCTGCTGGCCTTCAGACCGTCGGCGCTGCGTGGGGCGATGCGACCGCGCTCGACGCGACGGCCGCGGGCCGGAGGATGTCGGCTTTCCTGGCCGGGAACCGCCTGCTCGCGCAGGACTCCGGAGCCAAGAACCTCACCGGTGACGCGGCGTTCGCCACGGTCGCCTCCGCGGCGGACGCGCGCAGCCACGACGCTGTCCTCTCCCTGGTCCGCGCCGTCTCCGCCGCGGACAGCAAGGACCCCGGCCGCGTCGCCTCCGCTCTCGGCGACTCCACGCTTGGCCCCCAGAACGGCGGAGCCGGGCCCAAGCTCGACTTCTCGCGTCCATCGGCGCTCGCCGGACCCGTCGCACCGCTCGCGGCCAGCGGACAGGACCTGGCGCTGCGGCCGGCCGCTGCCGGCGGCGCCGGTGGGCTGTCTCTGGTCTGGTTCCCCGGACCGTCCAGGCGCTAG
- a CDS encoding homoserine O-acetyltransferase MetX — protein sequence MDWQTTSADTAPSSFITEEQDRSLFGKPPASGAWKESDPVGGRRFAGIGAFGFESGESLPFVRIAYETWGELSPARDNAVLVLHALTGDSHAVGAAGPGHRTSGWWQGIIGPGKAIDTDRWFVAVPNMLGGCQGTTGPTSIAPDGAEWGARFPFTTIRDQVKAQAAFADALGIGRWAAVVGGSMGGMQALEWAVGFPERVERLAVIAAPPHSTADQIAFNSVQLGAIRTDPLFHGGSYYDEKDGEGPHQGLALARRMALITYRSLSELNDRFERTWQSGISPLGDGGRFAVESYLDFHGNKFTRRFDANSYLTLVQAMNSHDVGHDGSGLAAALSRVTATTLVVGIDSDRLFPVDGQELIASHLPAALDGRVPLVVRSHFGHDGFLIEDDLIGGQLRRLFAA from the coding sequence ATGGACTGGCAGACGACGTCGGCCGACACGGCCCCCTCGAGTTTCATCACCGAGGAGCAGGACCGGTCGCTGTTCGGGAAGCCGCCCGCGAGCGGAGCCTGGAAGGAGTCCGACCCGGTCGGCGGGAGACGCTTCGCCGGCATCGGGGCGTTCGGCTTCGAGAGCGGCGAGAGCCTCCCGTTCGTGCGCATCGCCTACGAGACCTGGGGCGAGCTGTCCCCCGCTCGCGACAACGCCGTGCTCGTTCTGCACGCTCTCACCGGCGACAGCCACGCGGTCGGCGCAGCCGGCCCCGGGCACCGGACGTCCGGCTGGTGGCAGGGCATCATCGGCCCGGGAAAAGCGATCGACACCGACCGCTGGTTCGTGGCCGTCCCGAACATGCTGGGCGGCTGCCAGGGGACGACCGGCCCGACCTCCATCGCCCCGGACGGGGCCGAGTGGGGAGCGCGCTTCCCGTTCACGACGATCCGCGATCAAGTGAAAGCGCAGGCCGCCTTCGCCGACGCGCTCGGGATCGGGCGCTGGGCCGCCGTCGTCGGTGGCTCGATGGGTGGAATGCAGGCACTGGAGTGGGCTGTCGGATTCCCCGAGCGTGTCGAACGGCTCGCCGTGATCGCCGCACCGCCGCACTCCACCGCCGACCAGATCGCGTTCAACTCCGTGCAGCTGGGGGCCATCCGCACCGATCCGCTGTTCCACGGCGGCTCCTACTACGACGAGAAGGACGGCGAGGGCCCGCACCAGGGGCTCGCCCTCGCCCGGCGGATGGCCCTGATCACCTACCGAAGCCTGTCCGAGCTGAACGACCGGTTCGAGCGCACCTGGCAGAGCGGCATCAGCCCGCTGGGCGACGGGGGCCGGTTCGCCGTAGAGTCGTACCTCGACTTCCACGGGAACAAGTTCACCCGCCGCTTCGACGCCAACAGCTACCTGACCCTGGTGCAGGCGATGAACTCGCACGATGTCGGCCACGACGGCAGCGGCCTGGCGGCGGCTCTCTCCCGGGTGACGGCGACGACGCTGGTCGTCGGGATCGACAGCGACCGGCTCTTCCCGGTGGACGGGCAAGAGCTCATCGCCTCCCACCTGCCGGCGGCACTTGACGGTAGAGTTCCTCTCGTGGTCCGATCGCACTTCGGCCACGACGGATTCCTGATCGAGGACGATCTCATCGGCGGGCAGCTGAGGAGGTTGTTCGCGGCCTGA